AGTGACAAGTGCCTTGTAACGCCACGGGCTAACAGCAGGAGGGGAGGCTGAGCTGAAGAGGGCCCAGCCTCACACCAGATCCTGGCCCGGCCAAGGGGCCCATACCGTGTCCACTCTACATACCATACTACACTGCCTCTGTGCACACATGCAGTGTGGGGGCCCAAGGGACCATGGCTCAGGACAGGGAATCCGGAGAGATGCTAAATTTGGGTTTGGCCTTGGCCACAGCCACACTGCGCTTGCGCAGAGGGCCGCGGGCCGAGGCGAGGGTCACGGCGTCCAGCAGGGTGCGGTCCTCATCAAGCTGGCGAGCGGTGCAGAGTGGTGTCGGCACTTTGATGGTGTTGCCGAATTTGGAGTAGTCCACGGAGTAGCGGCCGTCCTCTTCCGCCACGATGGGTACAAAGCGCTGGCCCCAGAGGATCTCGTCAGCCAGGTAGGAGGTGCGGGCCTGGGTGGTGATGCCTGTGGTTTCCACCACGCCTTCGAGAATGACAATGATCTCGAGGTCTTGATGGTGATGCAGGTCACTGGGCGCCAGGTCGTAGAGTGGACTGTTGGCATCGATGACATGGTAGATGATGAGAGGAGCCACCAGGAAGATGCTGTTGCCACCCACACCGTTCTCCATGGGGATGTCCACCTGGTGGAGGGGCACCACTTCACCCTCGGGGCTGGTGGTCTTGCGCACCACCTGCATGTGGATGGTGGCGCTGATGATCATGCTTTTGCGGAGGTCACCCACGCGCAGCATGAAGCAGAGACGGCCATGGCGCACAGCGATGACAGCATGCTTGCTGAAGATGAGGGTCTCGGCCCGCCGGTGGGCCTGGGCAGTCTTCATGAAGATGCAGCCCAGCATGATGGCATTGATCATGAGCCCCACGATGTTCTGCACAATGAGGATCAAGATGGCCAGCGGGCACTCCTCAGTCACCATGCGCCCACCGAAACCAATGGTCACCTGGAcctcaatggagaaaaggaaggcagaCGAAAAAGAGTGGATGCTGGTGACACAGGGCACGGCAGTGCCCTCGCCAGGGGCTAGGTCACCGTGAGCGAAGGCGATGAGCCACCAGACCATGGCAAAGAGCAGCCAGCTGCACAGGAAGGACATGGTAAAGATGAGCAGCGTGTGTGGCCACTTGAGGTCCACCAGTGTGGTGAATACGTCCTGCAGGAATCGGCCCTGCTCCCTGATGTTCTTGTGGGCTACGTTGCAATTGCCGTTCTTGGACACGAAGCGGGCCCTCCGCTCCCGGGCGCGGTACCGGGGCTCCGCGGGGTCCTCTGCTAGCCGTGTCAGTACATACTCCTCAGGGATGATGCCTTTCCGGGACAGCATGGCTCCAGCAACCACCAGGGAGAGGCTTCCCCCATGGAGGGCACCCTCCTGACCAAGTCTTAGGCCTCACTGTGTGGGGTTTCCTCCCTGGGCACCCTTCCACCTGGGGACCACCCTTTGTGCTGGTGTCACTTCTGAGATGCCTCCCCAACCAGACTCATCCTCACTTCCACCTGGCAACCCTGCTTCTTTAAACCAGCCTCACACCTCAGCGCCCCCTGCCCATTGCCTAGTGAGCCCCCTACCGGGCCTGTTCCCCACCTTGTCCTGGATCTCAGCTCAACTCTCTTCCACCGCTGACCACCCTGGGCTCCCCCTAAGACTCCTTCTCCTCACCCAGCCTTCCTTCTCAACCCACCTCCTCTATCTTGGAACTTAACACCTCCGGATCTTACCAACTCACCAGACCTCACACAACCCCCACCGTTTCTCTTGCCTTACCCATTTCTGCTCCCGGCCCCCTTCGAAGCTCCAGTTTCATATTCTGACGACCCCCAGTCCGGCCTCCACGTATGCTCCCCTTTCTACCTCACCTTCCgttgctctccccacccccccacccccccctcgcGGCTATTCGGGATCTCCCTCCAAGCGCTTGTCCTTTCCGTCTCCTTGGGATCCCGCGCCCTCCGGAGTCACTAACCCCACTGGACTCCACTCCAGATCCCCTCGCCCCCAGCGCAACCTGTCACAGCTCACTCAGAGTCGCGGCCTCTCCGCTCCCCTCCGGCCCCACGCAAGCCCGCGCCGCGCCCCCGCCCGGCGCTCTGCTCCGTCCTGCCCCGCCCGCTCGTCGCCGCAGCACCTGCTCCTGCTCCTCAAGCCGCAGCCGTCGCCTCTCCGCCCCTCCGGCCGCCCAGGCGTCCTAGCGGGTGGTCCTCTCGTCCGTCTGTCCCTGTGTCTGTTGGTCCACTGAGACCGACCTGTGCTAGGTGGGGGCAGAAGATTGAGGGCTGGGGAGCCGGAGGAGTGGAGTGGGGACCCGGGGCCGCCAGGGGGAGCCCGACCTATTCCTgagctggaggaggggcgggCACAGGATCAAGCCCCGCCCCTCGCCGTTCACACCCCCGCCACGCCCCGCCTTCCTGTTCCAGATTCACAGTCTAGTTTTGGGGGTTTGCCCAATCAGATGGATCAAAAGAGATTCTTCCTGACCAAGCGGGGACACAGAGGGGAGTCGCGACCCGCCTTTCAGTCTGAGGACTGCAGCCCCTAAACGCCTTGA
This genomic stretch from Lynx canadensis isolate LIC74 chromosome D1, mLynCan4.pri.v2, whole genome shotgun sequence harbors:
- the KCNJ11 gene encoding ATP-sensitive inward rectifier potassium channel 11 — its product is MLSRKGIIPEEYVLTRLAEDPAEPRYRARERRARFVSKNGNCNVAHKNIREQGRFLQDVFTTLVDLKWPHTLLIFTMSFLCSWLLFAMVWWLIAFAHGDLAPGEGTAVPCVTSIHSFSSAFLFSIEVQVTIGFGGRMVTEECPLAILILIVQNIVGLMINAIMLGCIFMKTAQAHRRAETLIFSKHAVIAVRHGRLCFMLRVGDLRKSMIISATIHMQVVRKTTSPEGEVVPLHQVDIPMENGVGGNSIFLVAPLIIYHVIDANSPLYDLAPSDLHHHQDLEIIVILEGVVETTGITTQARTSYLADEILWGQRFVPIVAEEDGRYSVDYSKFGNTIKVPTPLCTARQLDEDRTLLDAVTLASARGPLRKRSVAVAKAKPKFSISPDSLS